In Tachysurus fulvidraco isolate hzauxx_2018 chromosome 11, HZAU_PFXX_2.0, whole genome shotgun sequence, one DNA window encodes the following:
- the LOC113642041 gene encoding olfactory receptor 1509-like produces MENSSGEFMFVLHGLNDTWTNRYIYFAFGLIIYIMTLFLNLTLAITIILDKTLHEPMYMFVCNLFVNGILGASTFYPKILADLLSKYHVISYIGCLSQLSIIYCYIFCEYTCLTVMSYDRYISICKPLEYHSIMTPQKGLKLLIITWFCSILEAVVGVLMTARLPLCSNVIDKLYCSNWEVVKLSCTDVTVNNVYGYILIVSHTSQAAFIIVSYISIIRASLRSKTQWAKFMQTCLPHLIAVTNFAISLLFDVMYARYGKIQGLQALRNILGIELLVVPPLLNPIIYGFKLTQIRQGFVKIYRQRRKARRHS; encoded by the coding sequence ATGGAAAATTCCTCTGGAGAATTCATGTTTGTGCTTCATGGACTGAATGACACATGGACaaacagatatatttattttgcatttggaCTAATTATCTATATTATGACTTTATTCCTAAATTTGACACTAGCTATTACAATCATACTTGACAAAACACTTCATGAACctatgtatatgtttgtatgcaATTTGTTTGTTAATGGGATACTTGGGGCTTCCACTTTCTATCCAAAAATCCTTGCTGACCTATTATCAAAATATCATGTCATCTCCTATATAGGGTGTCTCTCACAACTTAgcataatttattgttatattttctgTGAATACACATGTTTAACAGTCATGTCATATGACAGATACATATCCATTTGTAAGCCTTTGGAGTATCATTCTATTATGACACCtcagaaaggtttaaaattgtTGATTATTACTTGGTTCTGTTCCATACTAGAGGCTGTTGTTGGGGTTTTGATGACTGCCCGACTTCCATTATGCAGTAATGTCATTGACAAGCTTTACTGTTCTAACTGGGAAGTTGTTAAGCTGTCTTGCACAGATGTGACCGTGAACAATGTGTATGGGTACATTCTAATAGTCTCTCATACATCTCAAGCTGCATTCATCATTGTGTCATATATAAGCATTATCAGAGCTTCTTTAAGATCCAAGACACAGTGGGCAAAATTCATGCAGACATGCCTTCCTCATTTAATAGCAGTCACAAACTTTGCTATTTCCCTGCTCTTTGATGTCATGTATGCACGTTATGGCAAAATCCAGGGACTGCAAGCTCTACGAAACATCTTGGGTATTGAATTACTTGTTGTGCCTCCTCTCCTAAACCCAATAATATATGGATTTAAACTAACACAGATAAGACAAGGGTTTGTTAAAATATACCGGCAGAGACGTAAAGCTCGGCGTCATAGCTAA
- the LOC113643768 gene encoding olfactory receptor 1509-like, with translation MKNSSGEFMFVLQGLNDTWTNRYIYFAFGLIIYIMTLFLNLTLAITIILDKTLHEPMYMFVCNLFVNGILGASAFYPKILADLLSEYHVISYIWCLSQVSIMYSYVMCECTCLTVMSYDRYISICKPLEYHSIMTPQKGLKLLIITWVCSILEAVVGVLITVRLPLCSNVIDKLFCSNWEVVKLSCTDVTVNNVYGYIIIVSHAAQAVFIIVSYICIIRASLRSKTQWAKFMQTCLPHLIALTNFAISLLFDVMYSRYGKIQGMQALRNILGIEFLVVPPLLNPIIYGFKLTQIRQGFVKIYRQRRKALQHS, from the coding sequence ATGAAAAATTCCTCTGGAGAATTCATGTTTGTGCTTCAAGGATTGAATGACACATGGACaaacagatatatttattttgcattcgGTCTAATTATCTATATTATGACTTTATTTCTAAATTTGACACTAGCTATTACAATCATACTTGACAAAACACTTCATGAACctatgtatatgtttgtatgcaATTTGTTTGTTAATGGGATACTTGGGGCTTCTGCTTTCTATCCAAAAATCCTTGCTGACCTTTTATCAGAATATCATGTTATCTCCTATATATGGTGCCTCTCACAAGTTAGCATAATGTATTCTTATGTTATGTGTGAATGCACATGTCTAACAGTCATGTCATATGACAGATACATATCCATTTGTAAGCCTTTGGAGTATCATTCTATTATGACACCtcagaaaggtttaaaattgtTGATTATTACTTGGGTCTGTTCAATACTAGAGGCTGTTGTTGGGGTTTTGATCACTGTCCGACTTCCATTATGTAGTAATGTCATTGACAAGCTTTTCTGTTCTAACTGGGAAGTTGTTAAGCTGTCTTGCACAGATGTGACAGTGAATAATGTGTATGGGTATATTATAATAGTTTCTCATGCGGCTCAAGCTGTATTCATCATTGTGTCATATATTTGCATTATCAGAGCTTCTTTAAGATCCAAGACACAGTGGGCAAAATTCATGCAGACATGCCTTCCTCATTTAATAGCACTCACAAACTTTGCTATTTCCCTGCTCTTTGATGTCATGTATTCACGTTATGGCAAAATCCAGGGAATGCAAGCTCTACGCAACATCTTGGGTATTGAATTTCTTGTTGTGCCTCCTCTCCTAAACCCAATAATATATGGATTTAAATTAACGCAGATAAGACAAGGGTTTGTTAAAATATACCGGCAGAGACGTAAAGCTTTACAGCATAGCTAA
- the LOC113642556 gene encoding olfactory receptor 1030-like has translation MENSSGEFMFVLQGLNDTWTNRYIYFAFGLIIYIMTFSLNMTLAITIILDKTLHEPMYMFVCNLFVNGILGASTFYPKILADLLSEYHVISYIGCLSQLSIIYCYIFCEYTCLTVMSYDRYISICKPLEYHSIMTPQKGLKLLIITWFCSILEAAVGVLMTARLPLCSNVIDKIYCSNWEVVRLSCTDVTVNNVYGYFLMVSHTSQAAFIIVSYISIIRASLRSKTQWAKFMQTCLPHLIAVTNFALSLLFDVMYARYGKIQGLQALRNILGIEFLVVPPLLNPIIYGFKLTQIRHGFVKIYRQRRKALRHS, from the coding sequence ATGGAAAATTCCTCTGGAGAATTCATGTTTGTGCTTCAAGGACTGAATGACACATGGACaaacagatatatttattttgcattcgGTCTAATTATCTATATTATGACTTTTTCCCTAAATATGACATTAGCTATTACAATCATACTTGACAAAACACTTCATGAACctatgtatatgtttgtatgcaATTTGTTTGTTAATGGGATACTTGGGGCTTCCACTTTCTATCCAAAAATCCTTGCTGACCTTTTATCAGAATATCATGTTATCTCCTATATAGGATGCCTCTCGCAACTTAgcataatttattgttatattttctgTGAATACACATGTTTAACAGTCATGTCATATGATAGATACATATCCATTTGTAAGCCTTTGGAGTATCATTCTATTATGACACCtcagaaaggtttaaaattgtTGATTATTACTTGGTTCTGTTCCATACTAGAGGCTGCTGTTGGGGTTTTGATGACTGCCCGACTTCCGTTATGTAGTAATGTCATTGACAAGATTTACTGTTCTAACTGGGAAGTTGTTAGGCTGTCTTGCACAGATGTGACAGTGAACAATGTGTATGGGTATTTTCTAATGGTCTCTCATACATCTCAAGCTGCATTCATCATTGTGTCATATATTAGCATTATCAGAGCTTCTTTAAGATCCAAGACACAGTGGGCAAAATTCATGCAGACATGCCTTCCTCATTTAATAGCAGTCACAAACTTTGCTCTTTCCCTGCTCTTTGATGTCATGTATGCACGTTATGGGAAAATCCAGGGACTGCAAGCTCTACGCAACATCTTGGGTATTGAATTTCTTGTTGTGCCTCCTCTCCTAAACCCAATAATATATGGATTTAAATTAACGCAAATTAGACATGGGTTTGTTAAAATATACCGCCAGAGACGTAAAGCTTTGCGTCATAGTTAA